The following proteins come from a genomic window of Frankia casuarinae:
- a CDS encoding branched-chain amino acid ABC transporter permease, protein MSAATSSARPPRAGAPLPPAGPGGGSGGDPAGASLRPAVLFSPARLRQLGVLLLVGVLAAVVTGPAGGSDKPLKAFQDSVLDARILPYLGLAAALWIVLALGVELRGAAGRLTAGIRGPVSAAYATRGGPIALNLALLAVAIIAPLVVSTAAQQSMVNDIGIYALLALGLNVVVGYAGLLDLGYIAFFAIGAYATAYFTSQTAMPWHAPFVLNPFFVFPIALVLAALAGVVLGAPTLRLRGDYLAIVTLGFGEIIHLIANNADNITNGARGAFGVPHLSINLLGLGYEWGIDPLPYYYLLLAIIVGVMIAFGRLERSRIGRAWAAIREDEIAAEATGVATLRMKLLAFAIGASVSGFAGVLFASKQFFNPQSFSLQASFFVVAVVIFGGMGSRLGVVVGAVVLQGIAFYLRDKVPPADRYIYFGAVIVIMMIFRPQGLVPSRRRRREIQLAEAGIGAADSLGAAPTGGKP, encoded by the coding sequence GTGAGCGCTGCGACGTCGTCCGCCCGCCCGCCGAGGGCCGGGGCGCCGCTCCCACCCGCCGGGCCGGGTGGCGGGTCTGGTGGCGACCCGGCGGGCGCATCGCTGCGTCCGGCCGTGCTGTTCTCCCCGGCCCGGCTGCGCCAGCTCGGGGTGCTGCTGCTGGTGGGTGTGCTCGCCGCGGTGGTGACCGGTCCGGCCGGGGGCTCCGACAAACCGCTGAAGGCATTTCAGGATTCGGTGCTGGACGCGCGGATCCTGCCCTACCTGGGGCTCGCCGCCGCGTTGTGGATCGTCCTGGCGCTCGGCGTCGAACTGCGGGGCGCGGCGGGCCGGCTGACGGCCGGCATCCGGGGGCCGGTGAGCGCGGCCTACGCCACCCGGGGCGGCCCGATCGCGCTGAACCTGGCGCTTCTGGCGGTCGCGATCATCGCCCCGCTGGTCGTCTCGACCGCCGCGCAGCAGTCGATGGTCAACGACATCGGCATCTACGCGCTGCTCGCACTGGGCCTGAACGTCGTGGTCGGCTACGCCGGCCTGCTCGACCTCGGCTACATCGCCTTCTTCGCCATCGGTGCCTACGCGACGGCCTACTTCACCTCACAGACCGCGATGCCGTGGCACGCGCCCTTCGTGCTCAACCCGTTCTTCGTCTTCCCGATCGCGCTGGTCCTTGCCGCGCTCGCCGGCGTCGTCCTGGGCGCGCCGACGCTGCGGCTGCGGGGTGACTACCTGGCGATCGTCACGCTCGGTTTCGGTGAGATCATCCATTTGATCGCGAACAACGCCGACAACATCACGAACGGTGCCCGGGGGGCCTTCGGCGTTCCGCACCTGTCGATCAACCTGCTCGGCCTCGGCTACGAGTGGGGCATCGATCCGCTGCCGTATTACTACCTGCTCCTGGCCATCATCGTCGGAGTCATGATCGCCTTCGGTCGGCTGGAACGGTCCAGGATCGGCCGGGCCTGGGCGGCGATCCGCGAGGACGAGATCGCAGCCGAGGCGACCGGGGTCGCGACCCTGCGGATGAAGCTGCTCGCCTTCGCTATCGGCGCCTCGGTGTCGGGCTTCGCCGGCGTGCTCTTCGCCTCCAAACAGTTCTTCAACCCGCAGAGCTTCAGCCTGCAGGCGTCGTTCTTCGTCGTCGCCGTCGTCATCTTCGGCGGGATGGGTTCCCGGCTCGGGGTGGTGGTCGGTGCCGTCGTCCTCCAGGGCATCGCCTTCTACCTGCGCGACAAGGTCCCGCCCGCGGACCGGTACATCTACTTCGGCGCTGTCATCGTGATCATGATGATCTTCCGTCCGCAGGGACTCGTGCCGTCGCGCCGGCGGCGTCGGGAGATCCAGCTCGCGGAGGCCGGCATCGGCGCGGCGGACTCCCTGGGCGCCGCGCCCACGGGGGGCAAGCCGTGA
- a CDS encoding ABC transporter ATP-binding protein, whose product MTRGGAHRVSPPGHRRSRDRQRGSSQGRGSSQGRGDSQGPGEAGRGGGPEDLVVEARDLALRFGGVTSLDGVSLRQRRGEILAVIGPNGAGKTSLFNCLTGAYRPQQGSVTFWPRPGRQAELVGRSPHAITRLGVARTFQNIRLFPALSALENVQIGTEVRQRYGPLAAVLGLPGARRAERDGVRHALELLELVGLPHRAHELASSLPYGEQRRLEIARALGTEPRLLLLDEPAAGTNPAEKRDLAELIIRIAGTGVSVLLIEHDMRLVMSVATSVVVLNFGRIIASGTPVEVQRDPAVIEAYLGLADAGAADPDVVDPDVVDPGAAGPAGWKELR is encoded by the coding sequence GTGACCAGGGGCGGAGCGCACCGCGTCTCCCCGCCGGGACACCGGCGCTCCCGGGACCGGCAGCGCGGGAGCAGCCAGGGCCGCGGGAGCAGCCAGGGCCGCGGGGACAGCCAGGGCCCGGGGGAAGCCGGGCGCGGCGGAGGCCCGGAGGACCTAGTGGTGGAGGCCCGCGACCTGGCGCTGCGGTTCGGGGGTGTGACCAGCCTCGACGGCGTCTCACTGCGCCAGCGCCGGGGCGAGATCCTGGCGGTGATCGGACCGAACGGGGCCGGCAAGACCTCGCTGTTCAACTGCCTCACCGGGGCATACCGCCCGCAGCAGGGATCGGTCACCTTCTGGCCCCGGCCCGGCCGGCAGGCCGAGCTGGTGGGGCGCAGTCCGCACGCCATCACCCGGCTCGGCGTCGCCCGGACCTTCCAGAACATCCGGCTCTTCCCCGCCCTGTCGGCGCTGGAGAACGTCCAGATCGGGACCGAGGTGCGGCAGCGGTACGGGCCGCTGGCCGCGGTGCTGGGGCTGCCGGGCGCCCGGCGGGCCGAGCGTGACGGCGTGCGGCACGCGCTGGAGCTGCTTGAGCTCGTGGGCCTGCCGCACCGGGCGCACGAGCTCGCCTCGTCGCTGCCCTACGGCGAGCAACGCCGGTTGGAGATCGCCCGGGCGCTCGGTACCGAGCCGCGCCTGCTGCTGCTCGACGAGCCCGCGGCCGGCACGAACCCGGCGGAGAAGCGTGACCTGGCAGAGTTGATCATCCGGATCGCGGGCACCGGGGTGTCGGTCCTGCTCATCGAGCATGACATGCGGCTGGTCATGTCGGTGGCGACCTCGGTGGTGGTGCTCAACTTCGGCCGGATCATCGCGTCCGGCACGCCGGTGGAGGTCCAGCGGGACCCGGCGGTCATCGAGGCGTACCTGGGCCTGGCCGACGCCGGCGCGGCGGATCCCGATGTGGTGGATCCCGATGTGGTGGATCCCGGCGCGGCCGGCCCCGCCGGGTGGAAGGAACTGCGCTGA
- a CDS encoding ABC transporter ATP-binding protein, which yields MLLTLANVEVAYGAVTALRGVSLEVAEGEIVTLLGANGAGKTTTLRTVSGLLRPRAGQTWLDGRPLSSIPAHELVGRGVSHVPEGRRIFPSMSVRENLLMGAYHDRRHVRTDLGRVLALFPRLAERIAQPGGTLSGGEQQMLAIGRALMSRPRLMLLDEPSMGLAPMIVQTIFEVIAEINREGVAVLLVEQNAASALRIAGRGYVLETGEVVLAGTAASLLADDRVRQAYLGEDVGGRTTAG from the coding sequence ATGCTGCTGACCCTGGCCAATGTCGAGGTCGCCTACGGCGCCGTCACCGCCCTGCGCGGCGTCAGCCTGGAGGTGGCCGAGGGCGAGATCGTCACCCTGCTCGGGGCCAACGGCGCCGGCAAGACAACCACGCTGCGGACGGTCTCCGGACTGCTGCGGCCCCGGGCGGGACAGACGTGGCTGGACGGTCGCCCATTGTCGTCAATTCCGGCGCACGAACTCGTCGGCCGGGGGGTGAGCCACGTGCCCGAGGGCCGGCGAATCTTCCCGAGCATGAGTGTCCGAGAGAACCTCCTGATGGGCGCCTACCACGATCGCCGGCATGTGCGGACCGACCTCGGCCGGGTGCTCGCGCTCTTCCCCCGGCTGGCCGAGCGGATCGCGCAGCCGGGAGGCACGTTGTCCGGCGGCGAGCAGCAGATGCTCGCGATCGGACGCGCGCTGATGAGCCGTCCCCGGCTGATGCTCCTCGACGAGCCGTCGATGGGGCTGGCCCCAATGATCGTTCAGACCATCTTCGAGGTGATCGCGGAGATCAACCGGGAGGGGGTCGCGGTACTGCTGGTCGAGCAGAACGCGGCCTCGGCGCTGCGGATCGCGGGCCGCGGCTACGTGCTGGAGACCGGCGAGGTCGTGCTGGCGGGTACCGCCGCGAGTCTGCTGGCCGACGACCGGGTCCGGCAGGCCTACCTCGGGGAGGACGTCGGCGGCCGGACCACCGCAGGCTGA
- a CDS encoding D-arabinono-1,4-lactone oxidase codes for MGSPVGKSSAWRNWAGNETVRSVRLARPRDAEEISALVGTAIRDGHQIRAIGSSHSMSAIGRPDPGSVQVRLDRCADLVALDGGSGLVTVRGGMTMRRLNRLLAEAGLALTNQGDVDEVTIAGAISTGTHGTGSRFGGLCTQVRALEVVLGDGSVVTCSRGERPELFAAARLGLGAVGVVTSVTLQAVPLFALQVQEGPMRLDEVLDTYDDLVDQTDHLRFSWFPHTTTALVRRGQRRPLDDGLAPLPRLRCWVDDELVSNTLFGALMTTGRRMPAAVRPIAHVSARASGSRTFRDLSYRVFTSHRRVRFKEMEYALPRADLAATLRELVYAMGSADVRAVFPVEVRCAAADEIPISTAYGRDTAYIAVHVDHRGAHGDYFGLAEKIMLSVGGRPHWGKLHSLDAATLRGLYPRFDDFLAVRDAADPTGVFANAYLDRVLGSPACATNAR; via the coding sequence ATGGGCTCGCCCGTTGGTAAGTCCTCGGCCTGGCGCAACTGGGCGGGCAACGAGACCGTCCGGTCGGTGCGCCTCGCCCGCCCCCGCGACGCGGAGGAGATCTCCGCCCTGGTCGGTACCGCCATCCGGGACGGCCATCAGATCCGGGCGATCGGATCGTCCCATTCCATGAGCGCCATCGGCCGCCCGGACCCGGGCTCCGTCCAGGTCCGCCTGGACAGGTGCGCCGACCTCGTCGCTCTGGACGGCGGCAGCGGCCTGGTGACGGTGCGCGGTGGGATGACCATGCGCCGGCTGAACCGGCTGCTCGCGGAGGCCGGGCTCGCCCTGACCAACCAGGGCGACGTCGACGAGGTGACCATCGCGGGTGCCATCTCGACCGGCACCCACGGCACCGGGAGCCGCTTCGGCGGCCTGTGCACCCAGGTCCGGGCACTCGAGGTGGTACTCGGCGACGGCAGTGTGGTCACCTGTTCACGCGGCGAACGTCCCGAGTTGTTCGCCGCCGCCCGGCTGGGCCTGGGTGCCGTCGGCGTCGTCACGTCGGTCACCCTGCAGGCGGTGCCGCTGTTCGCCCTGCAGGTCCAGGAGGGTCCGATGCGCCTGGACGAGGTCCTCGACACCTACGACGATCTCGTCGACCAGACCGACCACCTCCGCTTCTCGTGGTTTCCGCACACCACGACGGCCCTGGTCAGACGCGGGCAGCGGCGTCCGCTCGACGACGGCCTGGCGCCGCTGCCCCGGCTGCGCTGCTGGGTTGACGACGAACTGGTGTCGAACACCCTCTTCGGCGCGCTGATGACGACGGGCCGGCGGATGCCCGCGGCGGTGCGGCCCATCGCGCACGTCAGCGCGCGGGCCTCGGGCAGCCGCACGTTCCGCGACCTGTCCTACCGGGTGTTCACCTCCCACCGCCGGGTCCGGTTCAAGGAGATGGAGTACGCCCTCCCCCGTGCCGATCTCGCCGCGACGCTGCGTGAGCTGGTCTACGCCATGGGGAGCGCGGACGTGCGTGCCGTCTTCCCGGTGGAGGTCCGATGTGCCGCCGCGGACGAGATCCCGATATCGACGGCGTACGGCCGCGACACCGCCTACATCGCCGTGCACGTGGATCATCGCGGTGCGCACGGCGACTACTTCGGCCTCGCCGAGAAAATCATGTTGTCGGTCGGCGGCCGGCCGCACTGGGGCAAACTGCATTCACTGGACGCGGCGACGCTGCGTGGGCTCTATCCCCGTTTCGACGACTTCCTGGCCGTGCGCGACGCCGCCGACCCGACCGGGGTGTTCGCGAACGCGTATCTCGACCGCGTCCTCGGCTCACCGGCCTGCGCCACCAACGCTCGGTGA
- a CDS encoding acyltransferase family protein — MTRRTSPESAQQESFRPSRQLPAPQTGLELPTLTGLRGVAATLVFLRHIHADVQGTLPVVAVLGNIGYVGVTFFFVLSGFVLTWATRPITAGQFYWRRFARVYPLYFAAIWIWLAIAWPLGTLGDFGSKPLSILPSLLLVQAWVPTQSIYFGWGGAVLWSLSCEAFFYLVFPHVYRRFATRTNPERIRAALLFVLPAAAVACAASTAGSRFDLAAYANPAVRLGEFVLGVVLGLLAREGARATPWQRRMLTAFSCAWLVVPILLGYRYGHLQGFMDTLTLPAFAIIIFLAGTREADGRRIPVFSSRPLVYFGEISYAFYLIHPATLTISGELGWVDATTAAGTALAILADFALSFAFAAALHHTVEGPARRWLMGVLRSRSSPRHAYRSLLPDVRPRIPPESASADHVVPVARP, encoded by the coding sequence TTGACCCGGAGGACCTCGCCAGAATCCGCCCAGCAGGAGAGCTTCCGTCCCTCGCGGCAGCTCCCAGCACCTCAGACCGGGCTGGAGCTGCCCACGTTGACCGGCTTGCGGGGAGTCGCCGCCACTCTGGTGTTCCTCCGCCACATCCACGCGGACGTCCAGGGGACCCTGCCGGTGGTCGCGGTGCTGGGCAACATCGGTTACGTGGGCGTCACGTTCTTCTTCGTGCTGTCGGGGTTCGTCCTCACCTGGGCGACCAGGCCGATCACCGCGGGGCAGTTCTACTGGCGCCGGTTCGCCCGGGTCTATCCCCTGTACTTCGCCGCCATCTGGATCTGGCTCGCGATCGCGTGGCCGCTGGGGACATTGGGGGACTTCGGCTCGAAGCCCCTCTCCATCCTGCCGAGTCTGCTCCTCGTCCAGGCATGGGTTCCAACCCAGTCGATCTATTTCGGCTGGGGTGGTGCCGTGCTGTGGTCGTTGTCCTGCGAGGCGTTCTTCTACCTGGTCTTCCCCCACGTGTACCGCAGGTTCGCGACCCGCACCAACCCCGAACGCATCCGCGCCGCGCTCCTGTTCGTTCTCCCTGCCGCGGCCGTGGCATGTGCGGCGAGCACCGCGGGCTCTCGGTTCGATCTTGCCGCGTACGCGAACCCGGCGGTGCGGCTCGGCGAGTTCGTCCTTGGCGTGGTCCTTGGGTTGCTGGCTCGTGAGGGTGCCCGCGCAACGCCGTGGCAGCGTCGGATGCTCACCGCCTTCTCCTGCGCCTGGCTGGTCGTCCCGATACTCCTGGGCTACCGCTACGGCCATCTACAGGGATTCATGGACACGCTCACACTGCCGGCGTTTGCCATCATCATCTTCCTGGCCGGCACCCGTGAGGCGGACGGCCGCCGGATTCCGGTGTTCAGCTCCCGCCCACTCGTCTATTTCGGCGAGATCTCCTACGCCTTCTATCTCATTCACCCCGCCACACTCACGATCAGCGGGGAACTCGGCTGGGTCGACGCCACCACCGCGGCCGGGACGGCGCTCGCCATCCTCGCCGACTTCGCCCTGTCCTTCGCCTTCGCCGCGGCCCTGCATCACACGGTGGAAGGCCCGGCCCGCCGATGGCTGATGGGGGTACTCCGGTCACGATCGTCCCCCCGTCATGCCTACCGGAGTCTGCTGCCCGATGTGCGACCGCGGATCCCACCGGAGTCCGCAAGCGCGGATCATGTCGTACCTGTCGCTCGTCCGTGA
- a CDS encoding SDR family oxidoreductase: protein MTAKQNLAIACADHLLGGSPRTHLPHLPQLAGRGALVTGASSGIGRAVALRLARAGAFVIATGRDEEVLARMVKEADEVGLTIHHQAADITDPADRGCLVDMVRDQPTDLKILVHSAGAYHRGAIADAPLTDLDEQLDINVRAPYVLTQMLIPDLVRTGGDVVFINSTQGLSAGAGVGQYAAAKHALRAIADSLRAEVSAAGVRVCTVFPGRTATPMQQKIFQAEGRAWNADLLIAPDDIADVVTGAVALPDRASITEIVIRPTYGPGPVDSFVARPQTG, encoded by the coding sequence GTGACGGCAAAGCAGAACCTGGCCATCGCCTGTGCCGACCATCTGCTAGGCGGAAGTCCGCGTACCCACCTGCCCCACCTGCCCCAGCTCGCCGGCCGCGGCGCACTGGTCACCGGTGCCTCCAGCGGGATCGGGCGCGCCGTCGCCCTTCGGTTGGCGCGGGCCGGCGCATTTGTCATCGCGACCGGTCGCGATGAGGAGGTGCTGGCGAGGATGGTCAAGGAGGCCGACGAGGTCGGTCTGACCATCCATCACCAGGCTGCGGACATCACCGATCCCGCGGACCGCGGCTGTCTGGTCGACATGGTCCGTGATCAGCCCACGGACCTGAAGATCCTGGTGCACTCGGCAGGGGCCTACCACCGCGGCGCGATCGCCGACGCCCCACTGACCGACCTTGACGAACAGCTGGACATCAATGTACGCGCGCCCTATGTGCTCACCCAGATGCTGATTCCGGACCTCGTCCGGACCGGTGGCGACGTGGTGTTCATCAACTCCACCCAGGGCTTGTCCGCCGGCGCCGGCGTCGGCCAGTACGCCGCGGCCAAGCACGCCCTGCGGGCGATCGCCGACAGCCTGCGGGCGGAGGTCTCGGCTGCCGGGGTGCGGGTGTGCACGGTCTTCCCGGGCCGCACGGCGACCCCCATGCAGCAAAAAATCTTCCAGGCCGAGGGGCGGGCGTGGAATGCCGACCTGCTCATCGCGCCCGACGACATCGCCGACGTCGTGACCGGGGCAGTGGCACTTCCCGACCGCGCGAGTATCACCGAGATCGTGATACGCCCCACCTATGGACCCGGACCAGTGGACTCGTTCGTAGCTCGTCCGCAGACGGGCTAG